In bacterium, a single window of DNA contains:
- the lipA gene encoding Lipoyl synthase yields the protein MPENWTKVRHPLPPWIKKTAGDYAATQAIREEVRDQGIWTVCTEANCPNVSECWASKHCTFLILGNECTRWCGYCSVPKALRPQMQDFAREQAEVVRSIRQLDARYVVLTSPNRDDLPQGGALAWADQIQAIHVAVPDVLVEVLIPDFDFETAAWDSVIRSGIAVLGHNVEAVPELFPTVRPHGDFYRALGALADARSRWPAQITKTALICGLGETEAQLEHAIEEIAAAGIDILVLGQYLRPTAKQVPVSRFVTPGEFTALEHFARSAGISTVVAGPFVRSSYKAREAWDAACRHRGLS from the coding sequence ATGCCTGAAAACTGGACCAAAGTGCGGCACCCGCTCCCGCCGTGGATCAAGAAAACAGCCGGTGACTATGCGGCAACACAGGCGATCCGGGAAGAGGTCCGGGACCAGGGCATCTGGACTGTCTGTACCGAAGCAAACTGCCCGAACGTGTCAGAGTGTTGGGCATCGAAGCACTGCACCTTCCTGATTCTGGGGAACGAGTGCACACGCTGGTGCGGTTACTGTTCGGTGCCCAAGGCGCTGCGCCCACAGATGCAGGACTTTGCCCGTGAGCAGGCGGAGGTAGTCCGCTCGATCCGTCAGCTGGATGCCCGCTATGTCGTGCTGACCTCCCCCAATCGGGATGACCTGCCGCAGGGGGGGGCGCTGGCGTGGGCGGACCAGATTCAGGCGATCCATGTCGCGGTCCCGGATGTGCTGGTGGAAGTCCTCATCCCGGATTTCGATTTTGAAACAGCCGCCTGGGACTCGGTGATCCGCAGCGGAATTGCGGTGCTGGGGCACAATGTGGAAGCGGTCCCGGAACTCTTTCCCACGGTCCGCCCGCATGGAGATTTCTATCGCGCCCTGGGAGCACTTGCAGATGCGCGGAGTCGCTGGCCGGCACAAATCACGAAAACCGCCCTGATTTGCGGGCTCGGCGAGACCGAAGCACAGCTTGAACACGCCATTGAGGAGATCGCGGCAGCGGGCATCGATATTCTGGTACTGGGGCAATACCTTCGTCCGACAGCGAAGCAGGTGCCAGTAAGTCGGTTTGTGACCCCTGGGGAGTTCACAGCCCTGGAACATTTTGCGCGGTCAGCAGGGATTTCTACTGTAGTGGCCGGTCCGTTCGTGCGCTCGAGTTACAAGGCGCGGGAAGCCTGGGACGCAGCCTGCCGTCACCGTGGGCTTTCGTAG
- the lipB gene encoding Octanoyltransferase: MPVALDLGLLPYSRYQQLLPLLTEARRQDLMPDLLLFAVHPPVITLGRQSQPDEIRWNAEQLAAAELPLVEIGRGGHTTYHGPDQQMLYPIIRLELGRLHPFLAAIHEALELTASAMGVTAWRREGFPGLWTARGKLASIGLAVQGGVTTHGIALNCEPATSGGFEAIVPCGIPEIVMTDLQTETGQRLSRFAVRSALATTWELAHGSRVEAGALDLLPLDAQELLAEEAAGRHA; this comes from the coding sequence ATGCCTGTCGCGCTCGATCTGGGGCTGCTCCCCTACTCCCGGTACCAGCAATTGCTCCCGCTGCTCACCGAAGCGCGTCGGCAGGACCTGATGCCCGATCTGCTGCTGTTTGCAGTCCATCCGCCAGTGATCACGCTGGGGCGTCAGTCACAACCCGACGAGATTCGGTGGAATGCTGAACAGCTTGCAGCGGCGGAGTTACCGCTGGTGGAGATTGGGCGTGGCGGGCACACGACTTATCATGGACCTGATCAACAGATGCTCTATCCCATCATCCGCCTGGAGCTCGGGCGACTGCATCCCTTTCTCGCAGCTATCCATGAAGCCCTCGAGCTGACAGCCAGCGCCATGGGAGTCACTGCCTGGCGTCGGGAAGGGTTTCCCGGCCTCTGGACCGCCCGTGGCAAGCTGGCGAGCATCGGTCTCGCGGTGCAGGGAGGCGTCACGACTCACGGCATCGCGCTGAATTGCGAGCCCGCGACCTCGGGAGGATTCGAGGCGATCGTGCCTTGTGGTATCCCGGAGATCGTGATGACTGATCTGCAAACCGAGACGGGGCAGAGACTATCGCGCTTTGCGGTTCGGAGTGCGCTGGCCACGACGTGGGAACTGGCACATGGCAGCCGCGTGGAAGCCGGAGCGCTTGATCTGCTGCCACTTGACGCTCAGGAGTTACTGGCAGAGGAGGCTGCGGGGCGACATGCCTGA
- the fdhD gene encoding Sulfur carrier protein FdhD, translating into MADPLTTLPIWRIDGEDTRCVTDQVVTEEPLSILINGTPWQVMLRTPGADIALITGLLFGEGLISSAADLIRIESAETAQEDLGNTLNVVLAHHHSPAPARTGVMNSACGLCGSTLLREICWPKVSDAMLVDQELLRTLPDQLRGHQELFQATGGIHAAGLFTAQGELLAVAEDVGRHNTVDKVIGLLLQSGLTSLPDTILQISGRGGYEILLKAWRAGIPIVAAVGAPSSLAVQVAEQGGITLVGFMRGSKANVYTHPERTGLGVSS; encoded by the coding sequence ATGGCGGATCCTCTCACGACACTACCCATCTGGCGGATCGATGGCGAAGATACGCGGTGTGTAACGGACCAGGTGGTGACCGAAGAACCGCTCTCGATCCTCATTAACGGGACTCCCTGGCAGGTGATGCTCCGGACACCCGGGGCGGATATCGCCCTGATCACCGGACTCCTCTTTGGAGAGGGGCTGATCTCTTCGGCCGCCGACCTGATACGCATCGAGAGTGCCGAGACCGCTCAGGAGGATCTGGGGAACACGCTCAATGTGGTCCTGGCACATCACCACTCCCCTGCACCCGCCCGGACTGGGGTGATGAACTCCGCCTGCGGGCTCTGCGGCAGCACCCTCCTGCGGGAGATCTGCTGGCCGAAGGTGAGCGATGCGATGCTGGTAGACCAGGAATTGCTGCGGACCCTGCCAGATCAACTCCGCGGCCATCAGGAGCTGTTTCAGGCGACCGGTGGGATTCATGCCGCGGGGTTGTTCACCGCTCAGGGAGAGCTGCTGGCGGTCGCAGAAGATGTGGGACGTCACAATACGGTCGACAAAGTCATCGGGCTGTTACTCCAGAGTGGGCTCACCAGTCTCCCCGACACGATTCTGCAAATTTCGGGGCGCGGCGGGTACGAAATCCTGCTGAAGGCCTGGCGCGCGGGGATTCCGATAGTGGCGGCAGTCGGCGCGCCCTCGTCGCTTGCTGTGCAAGTCGCGGAGCAAGGCGGGATCACGCTGGTGGGCTTCATGCGGGGGAGTAAGGCGAATGTGTACACGCATCCTGAACGTACAGGGCTCGGAGTATCATCCTGA